In one Bacteroidota bacterium genomic region, the following are encoded:
- a CDS encoding sigma-70 family RNA polymerase sigma factor: protein MSKTGKTELAEDLVQETFLAGLKAMESFKGKSSERTWLFAILKFKIADHYRKASTKYEVNNQSFSFEDNSYIDNYFSEDGDWKENAAPHSWGVENLNGIENKELASALNFCIDKLPDNQKQLILLKLVEEEETEKVCKELNITSTNYWVIIHRAKLQLRACLEKNWFKA from the coding sequence ATGAGTAAAACAGGAAAGACAGAGTTGGCGGAAGATTTAGTGCAAGAAACATTCCTTGCCGGATTAAAAGCAATGGAGAGTTTTAAAGGGAAAAGCAGTGAGCGCACATGGTTGTTCGCCATATTGAAATTTAAAATTGCGGATCATTATCGCAAAGCTTCAACAAAATATGAAGTAAATAACCAAAGTTTTTCTTTTGAGGATAATTCGTACATCGACAATTACTTTTCCGAGGATGGAGATTGGAAAGAAAACGCTGCTCCACACTCATGGGGAGTAGAAAACTTAAATGGTATTGAGAACAAGGAATTAGCGAGCGCTTTAAATTTTTGCATCGACAAACTTCCTGATAATCAGAAACAACTTATCCTTTTAAAACTCGTGGAGGAAGAAGAAACAGAAAAAGTTTGTAAGGAATTAAATATTACTTCGACTAACTATTGGGTGATCATTCACCGGGCTAAGTTACAATTAAGGGCTTGCCTCGAAAAAAACTGGTTTAAAGCATAG
- a CDS encoding Crp/Fnr family transcriptional regulator, whose translation MTSLFHYFKKYNSLSKEAEKAIAEICKVIAIKKNHELQSIGHTCKTIYFLKKGVARIYYFKEDIDITESFSFENNMVVRFESLFTGRPSKKAIQVLEDSELIAINSSELFKLYDKHHDVESLFRKIFEAALVDTVNRVESIQFHTAEERYNSLIKEAPDVLKRVPLKYIASYLGITPVSLSRIRGQK comes from the coding sequence ATGACTTCTCTATTTCATTATTTCAAAAAATATAATTCGCTTTCTAAAGAGGCAGAGAAAGCTATTGCTGAAATTTGTAAAGTAATTGCAATTAAAAAGAATCACGAACTTCAATCAATCGGTCACACGTGCAAAACAATTTACTTTTTGAAAAAAGGGGTAGCAAGAATCTATTATTTTAAAGAAGATATTGATATCACCGAGAGTTTTTCTTTTGAAAACAACATGGTTGTTAGGTTTGAGAGTTTATTTACCGGAAGACCTTCTAAAAAAGCAATTCAGGTGCTTGAGGACTCAGAATTGATTGCTATTAATTCAAGTGAACTTTTTAAACTCTACGATAAGCACCATGATGTCGAAAGTCTGTTCAGGAAAATATTTGAAGCAGCTTTGGTTGATACAGTTAACAGAGTTGAAAGCATACAATTTCACACAGCAGAGGAACGCTATAATTCCTTAATAAAAGAAGCACCGGACGTACTTAAGCGAGTTCCGTTAAAGTATATTGCATCCTATCTTGGCATCACTCCTGTAAGCCTTAGCCGAATTCGAGGACAAAAGTAA
- a CDS encoding DUF4833 domain-containing protein — protein MKNIFILLGVLIITASFTPKANVNEVNTYPKPEGVDNLLFYVQRTINANTIVYTLNEDKDGNLNEKEPIKVYWVKYAQGGKIDPLTYIQRNYAYGVQSKMIDAEKKSFSFEFVSYHKKQFYLLKSATDKKYHVYGYINNKLTILNNILVKIEGGTFWVPNVKYVEVKAFDPSASAEVTEIIKP, from the coding sequence ATGAAAAACATATTTATTTTATTGGGAGTATTAATCATCACTGCTTCGTTTACACCCAAAGCAAACGTGAATGAGGTAAATACATATCCTAAACCGGAAGGAGTAGACAATCTTCTTTTTTATGTTCAGCGTACTATTAATGCCAATACAATTGTTTATACGCTAAATGAAGATAAGGATGGTAATCTGAATGAAAAGGAACCGATTAAAGTTTATTGGGTGAAGTATGCACAAGGAGGAAAAATTGACCCTTTAACATACATTCAAAGAAATTACGCTTATGGTGTTCAATCTAAAATGATTGATGCAGAGAAAAAGTCATTCTCATTTGAATTTGTTTCATACCATAAAAAGCAATTCTATCTATTGAAATCCGCTACGGATAAAAAATACCATGTATATGGCTATATCAATAACAAACTGACTATTCTAAATAATATTCTTGTAAAAATTGAAGGTGGAACTTTTTGGGTTCCGAATGTAAAATACGTTGAAGTAAAAGCCTTTGATCCATCTGCTTCGGCAGAAGTAACCGAAATCATTAAGCCATAA
- a CDS encoding MFS transporter, which translates to MENVKLGLKENWKQFTLLVIINAFVGGMVGLERSILPKIAEGEFHIAAKTAILSFIIVFGLVKAITNYYTGALANKIGRKNLLVIGWLFALPVPLILMYAPNWNWIIAANILLGINQGLTWSSTVVMKIDLVGEKQRGFAMGLNEFAGYLSVAIVAFLTGWVAGQYGVRPYPFFIGIALSLLGFFGSWLFIKDTKHHVAKESTSSNVPLLKNIFWDTTWKDKNLGSVTQAGLINNLNDGMVWGIFPILLAHKNFSLEQIGIITATYPAVWGLGQLVTGKMADHFCKKDMLFTGMFLQGLALLIMPWAQTMTHYIILSVVLGWGTAMVYPTFLATIAENTNPHDRAKSLGIFRLWRDSGYAIGAILTGIIADALGINASIIVIGLLTVASSVIILYRMKCKNDNSIKFLNWFKNKTNGECTTQQLHCS; encoded by the coding sequence ATGGAAAATGTAAAACTTGGTCTTAAAGAAAATTGGAAGCAGTTTACCCTGCTTGTAATTATAAATGCGTTTGTTGGAGGTATGGTAGGTCTTGAAAGATCAATACTCCCAAAAATTGCAGAGGGTGAATTTCATATTGCCGCTAAAACTGCAATTCTATCCTTTATAATTGTATTTGGATTAGTAAAAGCAATAACAAACTACTATACAGGTGCGCTTGCAAATAAAATTGGCAGAAAAAATCTTCTTGTTATTGGATGGCTATTTGCTCTTCCTGTCCCTCTTATTTTAATGTATGCGCCAAATTGGAATTGGATCATTGCTGCGAATATATTGTTAGGTATCAATCAGGGATTAACTTGGAGTAGCACAGTTGTGATGAAGATTGATCTTGTTGGAGAAAAGCAACGTGGTTTCGCAATGGGATTAAATGAGTTTGCAGGATATCTATCAGTCGCAATTGTAGCCTTTCTTACTGGATGGGTTGCCGGGCAATATGGGGTGAGACCATACCCATTTTTTATTGGAATAGCGTTATCATTGCTTGGGTTTTTCGGAAGTTGGTTATTTATAAAAGACACTAAACATCATGTTGCCAAAGAAAGTACATCAAGCAATGTTCCTTTACTAAAAAATATATTTTGGGATACTACATGGAAAGATAAAAATCTTGGGTCAGTAACGCAGGCAGGGCTAATCAATAATTTAAATGATGGAATGGTATGGGGAATATTCCCAATATTATTGGCTCATAAGAATTTTAGTCTTGAACAAATTGGAATCATAACAGCAACCTATCCTGCCGTTTGGGGACTGGGACAATTAGTAACAGGAAAGATGGCGGATCATTTTTGTAAGAAGGATATGTTGTTCACCGGAATGTTTTTACAAGGACTGGCTTTATTAATAATGCCTTGGGCTCAAACAATGACTCATTACATTATTCTTTCGGTTGTTTTGGGCTGGGGAACAGCAATGGTTTACCCGACATTTCTTGCTACAATTGCAGAGAACACCAATCCACACGACAGGGCAAAAAGTTTGGGAATATTCAGATTATGGAGAGATTCTGGTTACGCCATTGGCGCAATTTTAACGGGTATAATTGCGGATGCATTAGGCATTAACGCTTCAATAATTGTAATCGGCTTATTAACAGTTGCGTCATCAGTTATTATTCTTTACCGCATGAAGTGTAAAAATGATAATTCAATTAAGTTTTTGAATTGGTTTAAAAATAAGACAAATGGAGAATGTACCACCCAACAATTGCATTGCTCTTAA
- a CDS encoding NRDE family protein: MCTVTYIPTPAGFYFTSSRDEKASRDTLSPALYVNDGIQLVYPKDALAGGTWIASSLDGKTTCLLNGAFVNHVKKESYSRSRGLILLESFKYSDANDLYNSIDLENVEPFTLLLLDYTSGDLKAFDEFRWDGENKHLKKIDTATPQIWSSATLYNPTVQQKREGLFKQWINKHIDFVDAMILDFHNRKHGLASSEDLLMKGEGDLMTLSISQIHFNEGEALFNYHDIIQNKLHTVKLNQKEVVHV, encoded by the coding sequence ATGTGCACAGTAACATACATACCAACTCCCGCAGGATTTTATTTCACCTCAAGCAGAGATGAGAAAGCGAGTCGTGATACATTGAGTCCTGCATTATATGTGAATGATGGAATTCAACTTGTTTATCCGAAAGATGCATTGGCAGGTGGAACCTGGATTGCCTCATCATTAGATGGAAAGACAACCTGTTTGTTAAACGGAGCTTTTGTAAATCATGTAAAGAAGGAGAGTTATAGTCGAAGCAGAGGATTGATTCTTTTAGAAAGCTTTAAATACAGTGATGCAAATGATTTGTACAATTCTATTGATTTAGAAAATGTTGAACCATTTACACTACTGTTATTAGACTACACTTCCGGAGATCTTAAAGCCTTTGACGAGTTTCGTTGGGATGGAGAAAATAAACATTTAAAAAAAATAGATACAGCCACTCCTCAAATATGGTCTTCTGCCACTTTATACAATCCAACAGTACAGCAAAAAAGAGAAGGACTTTTTAAACAGTGGATTAATAAACATATTGATTTTGTTGATGCAATGATATTAGACTTCCATAATAGAAAACATGGTTTAGCAAGTTCGGAAGATTTATTAATGAAGGGAGAAGGTGATTTAATGACTTTGAGTATTTCGCAAATTCATTTTAATGAAGGTGAAGCTCTATTTAATTATCATGACATCATTCAAAACAAGTTGCACACAGTTAAACTCAATCAAAAGGAGGTAGTACATGTATAG
- a CDS encoding TfoX/Sxy family protein: MAFDEKLVDRIRETLVDLPKVEEKYMFGGVCFMVNGKMCIGVVKDEMMCRINPAMDEVVLEKTGCRPMDFTGKRMKGYVFISDEGMKTKKAFEYWVDLCIEFNSLAKASKKKTKKVK, from the coding sequence ATGGCATTTGATGAAAAATTAGTTGATCGCATACGAGAAACGTTAGTCGATTTACCAAAAGTTGAAGAAAAGTACATGTTCGGTGGTGTTTGTTTTATGGTTAACGGGAAAATGTGCATTGGCGTAGTTAAAGATGAAATGATGTGCAGAATTAATCCGGCAATGGATGAAGTTGTTCTTGAAAAGACAGGATGCCGACCAATGGATTTTACAGGAAAAAGAATGAAAGGGTACGTTTTTATTAGTGATGAAGGAATGAAAACCAAAAAGGCATTTGAATATTGGGTGGATTTATGCATCGAATTTAACTCTTTGGCAAAAGCAAGTAAAAAGAAGACGAAGAAGGTGAAATAA
- a CDS encoding T9SS type A sorting domain-containing protein: protein MRKRVWLLFMNMFLLFGFISVKAQHVNLSNFYLIPNNKEVLLYWTIDSGPTCNGITVWHSSDSVNYEEIGNIGGVCGSSSSATPYNFTDKSPLLNSVNYYKLRLGYAQFTEVKTITIKYTEPGKLYVYPNPSINQAKIEFNNDRNKQFSLTVTNSIGNVIYKKEGVVESEIFLDTSSWNNGSYYITLTDDSGNILKEKLIITK from the coding sequence ATGAGAAAACGTGTTTGGCTACTATTTATGAATATGTTTCTGCTTTTCGGTTTTATTTCCGTTAAAGCGCAGCATGTGAATTTGTCAAATTTTTATTTGATCCCAAACAATAAAGAGGTTTTGCTGTACTGGACAATAGATAGTGGCCCAACTTGCAATGGCATAACTGTATGGCATTCTTCCGACAGTGTAAATTATGAGGAAATTGGAAATATTGGTGGAGTTTGCGGGAGTAGCAGCTCGGCAACACCTTATAATTTCACAGATAAGAGCCCACTTTTAAATTCAGTTAATTATTACAAGTTAAGACTTGGATATGCTCAGTTTACAGAAGTTAAAACTATTACAATTAAATATACTGAGCCGGGTAAACTTTATGTATACCCTAATCCATCCATTAATCAAGCAAAGATTGAATTTAACAACGATCGCAATAAACAATTTTCCTTAACTGTAACAAATAGCATTGGAAATGTCATTTATAAAAAAGAGGGCGTAGTTGAGAGTGAAATATTTTTAGATACATCAAGTTGGAATAACGGATCATATTACATCACGCTAACAGATGATTCAGGAAATATTTTAAAGGAGAAATTAATCATTACAAAGTAG
- a CDS encoding DinB family protein → MTGHIINNLVEINDLLKGLSQEQYNRQLEILSNASIGQHVRHILEFYQCLFKGEQSKEVNYDARQRDLKLESDVHFASKTIDDIINALLDIKADFPVTFVADYSTVEDQKPTLIQSSFYRELAYNLEHSIHHQALIKVAITEMQLTSLVKNTFGYAPSTIRHIKICAQ, encoded by the coding sequence ATGACCGGACACATCATCAACAACCTTGTGGAAATAAATGATCTTTTAAAGGGTTTATCACAAGAACAGTACAACCGACAACTCGAAATTTTAAGCAATGCTTCAATTGGTCAGCATGTGCGTCATATTTTAGAGTTTTACCAATGCTTATTCAAAGGTGAGCAAAGTAAAGAAGTAAACTACGATGCTCGTCAGCGTGATTTAAAATTGGAGTCAGACGTGCATTTCGCATCAAAGACCATTGATGATATTATCAATGCCTTACTTGACATAAAAGCCGATTTTCCGGTAACCTTTGTTGCAGATTATTCAACTGTAGAAGATCAGAAACCAACTTTAATTCAATCATCCTTTTACAGAGAACTTGCTTATAATCTTGAGCATAGCATCCACCATCAGGCATTAATTAAAGTGGCTATCACTGAAATGCAGTTGACATCGTTAGTAAAAAACACATTCGGCTACGCACCATCAACCATCAGACATATAAAAATATGTGCACAGTAA
- a CDS encoding RteC domain-containing protein translates to MKQTFEHLLKRYIRIVECNIEKRYNRAKDKEFVRDEIEREFALLNIIQVVGEYKEKMVETFNTYYRRGEAIEEILPLLQKIYGEDVKDELDIKKIENGVALPIYISDEEKQLREFVLDSKKLKHFFIRYLASNEVAQNLSTIFIKNNILPTITTEIETTIASETSLKNSTIIKWTGSRDNKNEFVQLVYGLHTSGYINNGKGEITKIVELLANIFDLELSKNWQSNHSSSIHKSKNDYEPKIFTNLQDAYKTYSTALIEGKRKR, encoded by the coding sequence ATGAAACAAACTTTTGAACATTTACTTAAACGCTACATCAGAATAGTTGAGTGCAACATTGAGAAACGCTATAATAGGGCAAAGGATAAAGAATTTGTAAGGGATGAAATCGAAAGAGAATTTGCCTTATTAAATATAATTCAAGTTGTTGGTGAGTATAAAGAGAAAATGGTTGAAACATTTAATACTTATTATAGGAGAGGTGAAGCCATCGAAGAGATCTTACCTCTACTTCAAAAAATCTATGGAGAAGACGTGAAGGATGAATTGGATATAAAAAAAATCGAGAATGGTGTAGCATTACCAATTTATATTAGCGATGAAGAAAAGCAATTAAGGGAGTTTGTTTTGGATTCAAAAAAGCTGAAACACTTTTTTATACGTTATTTGGCTAGTAACGAAGTTGCACAAAATTTAAGTACAATCTTCATTAAAAATAATATTCTTCCTACAATAACAACTGAAATTGAAACTACTATAGCTTCCGAAACATCATTAAAGAACTCAACTATAATTAAATGGACAGGAAGTAGGGACAACAAAAATGAATTTGTTCAGCTAGTTTACGGACTACACACTTCCGGATATATCAATAATGGAAAGGGAGAGATAACGAAAATAGTTGAATTATTAGCAAATATTTTTGATCTTGAGTTAAGTAAAAACTGGCAGAGCAATCACTCATCAAGCATTCATAAGTCAAAAAATGATTATGAGCCAAAAATTTTTACTAATCTTCAAGATGCTTATAAAACTTATTCTACAGCATTGATAGAAGGAAAAAGAAAGAGGTAA
- the nrtS gene encoding nitrate/nitrite transporter NrtS: protein MRKENYFTALKVALLIGTVLNLINSYDSIFNGEWSIKLLFKVLLTYCVPFGVSLYSSWKAIK, encoded by the coding sequence ATGCGAAAGGAAAACTATTTTACAGCCTTAAAAGTGGCATTGCTCATCGGTACAGTTTTAAACTTGATTAATAGTTATGATTCTATTTTCAATGGCGAATGGTCAATAAAATTATTATTTAAGGTTTTATTGACCTATTGTGTACCATTTGGTGTATCACTTTATTCATCATGGAAAGCAATTAAATAA
- a CDS encoding DUF255 domain-containing protein: MKTIAFTTISLAILLFVSGFKYRKSEVKVEGGIQFFTGTWQQALDKAKKENKYIFLDAYASWCGPCKMMKNKTFADKAVGDFYNKNFVCIAIDMEKSGDGSALAEKYSVEAYPTLIYLQPDGKFIGKAMGFRKSKEFLEMGEQVVAKAK, translated from the coding sequence ATGAAGACAATAGCATTTACAACAATTTCACTTGCCATACTTCTTTTTGTTTCCGGATTTAAATACAGAAAAAGTGAAGTAAAAGTTGAAGGAGGAATCCAATTTTTTACCGGAACATGGCAACAAGCTTTGGATAAAGCTAAAAAAGAAAATAAATACATTTTTCTTGATGCCTATGCTAGTTGGTGTGGGCCATGCAAAATGATGAAAAATAAAACCTTTGCAGATAAAGCTGTGGGAGATTTTTACAATAAGAATTTTGTTTGCATTGCAATCGACATGGAAAAATCCGGAGATGGATCTGCATTAGCGGAAAAATACTCCGTAGAAGCTTATCCTACTTTAATCTATTTACAACCTGACGGTAAATTCATAGGAAAAGCAATGGGCTTTCGTAAGTCAAAAGAATTTTTAGAAATGGGCGAACAAGTTGTTGCAAAAGCAAAATAA
- a CDS encoding YceI family protein — protein sequence MKKVAVVIALVIGTITLFSFKQTDDKLISKKSQIDIFSHTDAEDISAVNYASTATLSKESGDVVVSVPMQSFEFKKALMQKHFNSEKFLDTKAFPKAKFKGKITNLKDINFSKDGVYNATVSGEMTIKETTNPVNEKGTVTVKGGQITVDTKLKIVLADYKIAFEKGKPSKNIAKTIDVTMKIEY from the coding sequence ATGAAAAAAGTAGCAGTAGTTATCGCTTTAGTAATTGGAACAATTACTTTATTCAGTTTTAAACAAACTGATGATAAATTAATCAGTAAGAAAAGTCAAATTGATATTTTCTCACACACTGATGCGGAGGATATTAGCGCAGTAAACTATGCGTCAACAGCAACATTAAGCAAGGAATCAGGCGATGTAGTTGTATCCGTACCGATGCAAAGTTTTGAATTCAAAAAAGCCTTGATGCAAAAGCACTTTAACAGCGAAAAATTCCTTGATACAAAAGCATTTCCAAAGGCGAAGTTCAAAGGAAAGATCACCAATTTAAAAGATATCAACTTTTCTAAAGATGGAGTTTACAACGCTACCGTTTCGGGTGAGATGACTATTAAAGAGACGACAAATCCTGTGAATGAAAAGGGAACAGTTACCGTTAAAGGTGGACAAATTACAGTTGATACAAAACTTAAAATTGTACTGGCTGATTATAAAATTGCATTTGAAAAAGGTAAACCTTCAAAAAACATTGCAAAGACCATTGATGTAACAATGAAAATTGAATACTAA
- a CDS encoding thioredoxin family protein, whose product MELEKIFKSALSYAEYRELVDNLIAGGKTTGNTQSEKLLEFTKLNVQRMNRLDKTVQLSSDAINKFKSQSHPVNMLLIGDAWCGDCAQIIPVINKIAESSEGKYNFKIISRDAYPGLIDKYHSNGAKAIPKLLVLCNETGELLCTWGPRPTPAQQIMLNWKENKDTITWEDFEKELHLWYARDKGQTIINEFTQLMAQCERKTILQP is encoded by the coding sequence ATGGAATTAGAAAAAATATTTAAATCTGCTTTAAGTTACGCAGAGTACAGAGAATTAGTAGATAACCTGATTGCAGGTGGTAAAACAACAGGTAACACTCAAAGCGAAAAGTTGCTTGAGTTTACCAAGTTGAATGTTCAGCGAATGAATCGACTTGATAAAACAGTTCAATTGAGTTCAGATGCTATTAATAAATTTAAGTCGCAATCTCACCCCGTGAATATGCTTTTAATTGGCGATGCGTGGTGTGGTGATTGCGCACAAATAATCCCCGTAATTAATAAAATTGCCGAGAGTTCAGAGGGCAAGTATAACTTTAAAATAATATCAAGAGATGCTTATCCCGGATTGATTGATAAATATCATTCAAATGGAGCGAAAGCTATTCCCAAGCTTTTAGTACTATGTAATGAAACAGGTGAATTGTTGTGTACATGGGGGCCACGACCAACCCCGGCACAACAAATTATGTTGAACTGGAAAGAAAATAAGGATACTATAACTTGGGAAGATTTTGAGAAAGAATTGCATTTATGGTATGCTCGAGATAAAGGACAAACAATAATAAATGAGTTTACCCAGTTAATGGCACAATGCGAAAGGAAAACTATTTTACAGCCTTAA
- a CDS encoding rhodanese-like domain-containing protein: MENVPPNNCIALKELKHLIETRQQQVKILDVRSKEEFEESHIPGAINIAILEIELASKLFDKSDFVITACGKGGGRSTQAAEKLQELGFKNSTWLCGGTFGWLEN, encoded by the coding sequence ATGGAGAATGTACCACCCAACAATTGCATTGCTCTTAAAGAGTTAAAGCATTTAATAGAAACAAGACAGCAGCAAGTCAAAATACTTGATGTGCGAAGCAAAGAAGAGTTTGAGGAATCTCATATACCTGGTGCGATTAATATTGCTATTTTAGAAATAGAATTGGCAAGTAAATTATTTGATAAAAGTGATTTTGTAATTACGGCTTGTGGAAAAGGCGGAGGGCGTTCGACACAAGCAGCAGAGAAACTGCAAGAGTTAGGATTTAAAAATTCTACTTGGCTTTGCGGTGGAACTTTTGGGTGGCTTGAAAACTAA
- a CDS encoding WYL domain-containing protein — MNDQAKFQRMLEILMKLSGSYGYSVKQLAEDFESSERTIYRYLTTFKNAGFLLDNHNGYFKIDKKSQDYKDLSKLIHFSEEEAHVLSKAIHLIDDESKFKNDLYEKLYVLFDSDKAVNKIVRKESSENVISLKGAIKNKEQVIFHGYRSSNSDNIRDRLLEPFAFTSNYNYVWCYDIEAKSSKTFKVARIKEVKITDKKWKNEKLHKRNEIDVFRIGGEKTIPVKLILSLMAYNLLLEEYPLSEKFLMKSKDNKYTFDGWVCDFNGVGRFVLGMIDQVEIVSPKSLKDYLNSKIKNKRF, encoded by the coding sequence ATGAACGATCAGGCAAAATTTCAAAGAATGTTGGAAATACTTATGAAGTTATCCGGCAGTTATGGATATAGTGTTAAACAACTTGCTGAAGATTTTGAATCATCCGAAAGAACCATATACAGGTATTTGACAACTTTTAAAAATGCCGGATTTCTATTAGATAATCACAATGGGTATTTTAAAATAGACAAAAAGTCTCAGGACTATAAAGACCTAAGTAAGCTAATTCATTTTTCGGAAGAAGAAGCACACGTCCTAAGCAAAGCAATTCATTTAATTGACGATGAAAGTAAATTCAAGAATGATTTGTATGAAAAACTGTATGTCCTTTTCGATTCTGACAAGGCGGTAAATAAAATTGTGAGAAAGGAGAGTTCCGAGAACGTTATAAGTTTAAAAGGAGCAATTAAAAACAAGGAGCAGGTAATTTTTCATGGATATAGATCATCTAATAGCGATAACATCCGAGATCGACTATTAGAGCCATTTGCCTTCACGTCAAATTATAACTATGTGTGGTGCTACGATATCGAGGCTAAATCATCTAAAACTTTTAAAGTTGCTCGGATTAAAGAGGTAAAAATAACTGATAAAAAATGGAAGAATGAGAAGCTTCATAAACGTAATGAAATTGATGTATTTAGGATTGGTGGGGAGAAAACTATTCCGGTAAAACTCATATTAAGCCTTATGGCTTATAATCTTTTACTAGAAGAATACCCTCTATCTGAAAAGTTTTTGATGAAAAGCAAGGATAATAAGTACACATTTGATGGATGGGTCTGTGATTTTAACGGTGTAGGGCGGTTTGTATTAGGCATGATAGATCAAGTAGAGATAGTAAGCCCCAAAAGCTTAAAAGACTACTTAAACAGTAAAATAAAGAATAAACGATTCTAA
- a CDS encoding peroxidase-related enzyme (This protein belongs to a clade of uncharacterized proteins related to peroxidases such as the alkylhydroperoxidase AhpD.) — protein MPHIKVIEHNEAEGDLKVIYDDLVAKRGKLAEVHKIQSLNPDSIVKHMDFYMTIMYSKSPLSRAQREMIAVVVSAANNCKYCQIHHAEALNHYWKDQKKIDQLKRDFSKLDITGVDMLLCDMAWQLTRLPSLPTETFISKLKALGLEDRAILDANLVIAYFNFVNRMVLGLGVELEQDKGTGYKY, from the coding sequence ATGCCGCATATTAAAGTAATAGAGCATAATGAAGCTGAAGGCGATTTAAAAGTTATCTATGATGACTTAGTAGCAAAGAGGGGGAAATTGGCAGAAGTCCATAAAATACAAAGCCTAAATCCGGATTCCATTGTGAAGCATATGGATTTTTACATGACCATCATGTACTCTAAATCTCCCTTAAGCAGGGCTCAGCGTGAAATGATAGCTGTGGTGGTAAGTGCAGCAAACAACTGCAAGTATTGTCAGATACATCATGCTGAAGCCTTAAATCATTATTGGAAGGATCAAAAGAAGATAGACCAATTGAAAAGGGATTTTAGCAAATTAGATATTACTGGTGTTGACATGCTATTATGCGATATGGCATGGCAATTAACCAGACTTCCAAGTTTACCTACAGAAACATTTATTTCAAAACTGAAGGCACTTGGATTAGAGGACAGAGCCATCTTAGATGCAAACTTGGTTATAGCCTATTTTAATTTTGTGAATAGAATGGTGCTTGGGCTTGGTGTTGAACTTGAGCAAGACAAAGGCACTGGGTATAAATATTAA